Sequence from the Muntiacus reevesi chromosome 9, mMunRee1.1, whole genome shotgun sequence genome:
TTTAGCAAGAGTTTGCCAAGTGTTACAGACTTAGAAGAGAGGCCCATCCAGTTTTTGAATCCAGGGCCATGTCAGCTTCCCCTTCAATGCAGTGATGAGGGGTCTGTAGGGAGGTGACAGTTAGTGGCAGAGACCTGTGGAAGAAAGAAATTTCCTGGCAGAGAATATCAGTTTCCAATTGACAGAAAATATGACACCACAACAAACAAAGCTTAATTTTTAAGCTCAAAAACTTTAATTGATGTTTTAAGTGGAAGAACCATTGGCTCTTTGAGAGCAGATAagactaaaaacaaaactaaactcacTACATCTTATTATTTgagtaaaaaattataaaaccttTTACATTAGAATTTTATATATCATAACACTGGCTGACAAAAGAATGGCCTACTAAATGATTGTTTCAAGTGTTAACACATTTGAAAACATATTTACAGCaatacacaattaaaaatttttaattcacaCCATGAACACCACCAATAATAGAAACAAATAGAATGATGGGGAGATAACTACAATGTAAAATGGAACAGTGATGGCAGTGGTAAAAGTGCTGTGAAACTAAAGTGCCCCacaattattttctactttttaaaaatccttttacttcaatttcctcatttgcaaaattcaCTGATTATGATTTACACATAGACTGGCTCTAAAGATCAACAGTGAGAATTGTTACTGTGTCCTTCCACagtacctggcatatagtaggaaTCTGATAAATATAaactaattattattttatgaccattattattgttattgtggtgattaaaaataaactctaacAATATTAGGGacatgcttttaaaattgtatGGTGTAGCTGTTTACAACTGCttcattcaaaatgaaaaatataaaatgctaacCCAATCAATTAATGAATAGCTTTCCCTATGTAGTACAATGgaataaaactcaaatataaaaatgagttGTGGATGCAGTCAACAACAACAAGGTGAATCTCAAAAGTATTATTGCAAGTGAAAGGATCTGAACAAAAAGATTACATTACTTATGACTCAATTTACGGGATCTTCTCTAAAATGTGCTTCCcggggtagctcagtggtaaagaatctgcctgccaatgcaggagacacagaagatgagggttcaatccctggtcaggaagatctcctgcagtaggaaataaacccactccagtactcttgccaggataatcccatggacagaggagcctggtgggctacagtccatggggttgcaaaagagctagacacaactgagcacacaaataGGGGCTCTCTTAAAGGCAAAACCTATGATAGAAATTAGTTTGGAGGCAGTGGAGAGTTTGGGGCTGTGGGAAAACAGTGACTGCAAAGAGATAAGAGGCTCTTgtggggtgatggaaatattccatATCTTGATTGATTGTGGCGGTGATTTCATgactataaatatttttgagaatttaTCAGACAGTGCCTGTATATCTAAACAGAATGAACTACTATTTGAAAGTATACATTAACAAAACATGACTTTAACATATCAAGTAGATTATATAAATATCCTTGCAGCAATAATATCTTATGGAAATTTACTCATACCAAGAGTCCAAATGTGTGCATTATTTTGCTATCCatgatttatttgtgtttttgctcactttatttattttataaaaacttatGATGGTTGTGGAACCATTTAACAAACTTCATGTTAAAAAGGACAGAGGGGAGATAGGAGAGAAAGACTTTTCATGTGATTTGAAAATAAACCAGAGACTATTTCAATTCACATCACTTACTACCACCTAAAAATTTGATGAATTATTTAATCTTTGTGTGTTTTAAACTACAAATCATATATGTATTAGAAAGTAGCATCTACCACAGAGTATTGATGGGAAGATAAattggaaacatttttctttgatcACAGTAATACTCTATCCCCATTGGATTTAAAGGATTTATAGGTTCAGAGTAAACATTTTCAAATGGTTTTCAAGTGGCATAGCTATTTGCATTGTTCCTtggattaagaaaataaaactaatcacaaaagtctatttttttcctactcttGCAATTACTGGTTGTCTCTGTCTCCAGTTCAGTAGGGTGGGAGTCGGGAGGATTTGCTGGTGGACAAAAAGCGTCaagattaattttttgttgtttgcttgtttcattGGCttttgaatttattcaaaaaggtCAAATTCTCTATTATGCTTATTCAGTGACATGGGCATGTGGCTAAACTGGGAAAATTGGGTAGACAATAAACAAGAATGTTGTTTAGAATAGGGAGAACAAGAAAATTTTTTGTCCTTAAGTAATTACTTGGGGAATTTTAATCAGCAAAATGTACCTTTTTATAATGAATGAATCCCAAACTGGCCataatgaaatgaattttaataacTAATCTGCCTCAGACCTTTTTAAGATTCTGAaactattatatatgtattttcagaTATATAAAAATCATTGACAGCATAACATGTTAATTTCACTGATATAATAGTTTCAAGGAAAAAACAGAGGAAggtatttgtaaaatggaaagccTCATTCAAACGaaagtcattaaaatattttaattattcactGATTCTAACCCTTTTGAACTCCTTTGCtgaattttaaatacattcacatttgaTATTAAGACTTACATTTTGTCAAGTAAAACAGTCTCTGGACTCTTCTTCGTATTTGCTGGGTCTTGATACTATAAATAATGGGGTTCATCAACGGTGGAAAAAGAATATAGACATTACCCATGAGAACATGAACCCAGGGTGAAAGATGTCTGCCAAAACGATGAACCATGGTCAGACCAATGATTGGGATGTAAAAAACTAAAACAGCACAGATGTGAGATACACAGGTCTGCAAAGACTTGATTCTCTCTTCTCGTGATGCAATTGCTAAGACTGCATGCAAGATCATGATATAGGAGATAATGATGAGCACTGCATCCAACAACAGGTTGCTGACCACCAGGGCCAGACCATAGATGCTATTGAAGCGGATGTTTGAACAGGCCATTCGAATTAAGTCTTGGTGTAGGCAGAAAGAGTGAGAAAGGATGTGGGGGTGACAATAATTTAAGAACTTTAGGCGAATAATGACTGGAGGTATGAGCATAGAACTCCTACATAAGATTGCCACCCCAATCTTCATGATTTTGTCATTAGTTAGGATGGAAGAATAGCGTAATGGGTTGCAAATGGGAATGTAGCGGTCAAAAGCCATAGTAAGGAGGACAGAGGACTCCATGAAGGACAGACCGTGGATGAAATAGGACTGAGCAATGCAGGAATCCAGGCTGATCTCTTGAATGACCCCCCATAGGATTCCCAGCACTGTGTGCACAGTGGACAGCCCCACACACAGGTCAGTGAGGGCCAGCATGGCCAGGAAGTAGAACATGGGCTGGTGTAGGCTCGGCTCAGTCCTGATCACGTGGAGCACCATGCAGTTCCCCAGGAAAACCATGGCATAAATGGAGGCGAAAGGGATGGAGAGCCAGAGGTAGTCAACTTCTAAGCCAGGGAAACCAGTGAGAGTAAATCTGGAACTATTGAAATTCAAGATAGAGATAGCAGACATTAATAgaggattaaaaatatttctagggAGGTATTAAAAATTAGATCTCTTTATGACCCTTTAATTTCTAGTAATGTTTGTCTGcttttgagaagaaaatataataCAGTTTCCTTAAGTATCATGAACTCAGCAAAATTGAGACctgattttttattctttaggTCAAGAACCAGTTGTCTAAACATAGCTATTCCAGTGCTAGTGACTAAGAATGTCAGAAGACCAGAGGGTTTTATACAGAAGCAATAATGTTAATAGGCTCATGGAACTCAGTTGGGGATACACTTCTGGgatctctgtttatttcaaaAGTTAGATAATATATGACCACAGGAGCATATGCTGCCATGGCTGGTAGCACCACTGGGAAAATGTGAAATGCATGTGTGATTTTTCTCTTGGGTAGAACAGCTGATCATTTTACTATCATCAAAGTATCATAAGATCCCAAAGGAGATAAACTTGTTAAAGTAACCTAACTTTGCATCAAATAAAGTTAGCcaaaataaatctaacaaaataagtGGAATCAGAATTGTTGTGTGGTGCATTCCACATGGCTTAGCTTCTAATACATTATTTACTGATTTTagttgtactttatttttcttctctatgttTATGTATCTCTTTATCCTGTTAAAAGCTCACTTTTCTGACATTCTcaatacttttactttttatgtcTTTACATAAAATATAAGTCATGCATTTTAGACTGTAAAGTCCAAAATCTACATTTGATCTTGAGTAATAGCTGGGCATGAAATAGCTTGATCATATGGTAGATATTTAATACTTTGGCAAGAATAGAGCGGAATGAAATATTTGagtattctaaggaaaaagaaagtctaaATTCTACCTGTAGTGACattatccttcaaaagtgaaagagaaatactTTCTTAGGTGTGCAGAAACAGAGAATCAATAGGTAATAAACTGACACTGcaagaattactttaaaaattttctcag
This genomic interval carries:
- the LOC136175820 gene encoding olfactory receptor 51V1-like, producing the protein MSAISILNFNSSRFTLTGFPGLEVDYLWLSIPFASIYAMVFLGNCMVLHVIRTEPSLHQPMFYFLAMLALTDLCVGLSTVHTVLGILWGVIQEISLDSCIAQSYFIHGLSFMESSVLLTMAFDRYIPICNPLRYSSILTNDKIMKIGVAILCRSSMLIPPVIIRLKFLNYCHPHILSHSFCLHQDLIRMACSNIRFNSIYGLALVVSNLLLDAVLIIISYIMILHAVLAIASREERIKSLQTCVSHICAVLVFYIPIIGLTMVHRFGRHLSPWVHVLMGNVYILFPPLMNPIIYSIKTQQIRRRVQRLFYLTKCKS